One window of the Lemur catta isolate mLemCat1 chromosome 6, mLemCat1.pri, whole genome shotgun sequence genome contains the following:
- the TESPA1 gene encoding protein TESPA1 has protein sequence MEASVLSPTSWEKRRAWLRQSRNWQTQVLEEEAAAALQDVTDPEPSSLDDVFQEGNPINKIEDWLQDCGYSEEGLSEESGQSIYNECSSHGTSFEDDLTLGAEATLLAANGKLFSRSFLETGRPCQLLDLGCSLASSSMTGGTNKTSSSISEILDKVQEDAEDVLFSLGFGQEDHKDTSRIPARFFTTPSQAKGIDFQLFLKAQVRRIEMEDPCLMLASRFKQVQTLAVTADAFFCLYSYVSKTPVQKFTPSHMLWNYNPTDVPSIRILAPEPEPHSPRERLRKAISKMCLYTCPRGRLSPPYNTPKRNSLDQVVWEVMDKVRGEKLILQEDSDLGQGQQEDPMPPLRGTNLPTSSCPCVLCSKEETQQGMSTVLPSSQTLNSNSKIPHYIRSLPRADPQWSVDSAQVRRELWSLQATNKEAHSAKDETFWKRKSRARKSLFQKNPMGRKVKSLDLSIIQQKWKQSIDRPELHQSLTQQLQDTFDLEEVQSNSEEEQSLWPSRPRHPHCYQTFAGQDS, from the exons ATGGAGGCCTCTGTGCTAAGCCCCACGTCCTGGGAGAAACGGCGGGCCTGGCTCCGTCAGAGCCGCAACTGGCAGACCCAGGTCCTGGAAGAGGAGGCTGCAGCCGCCCTGCAGGATGTCACGGATCCTGAGCCTTCCAGCCTGGATGACGTTTTCCAAGAAG GGAATCCGATCAATAAGATTGAAGACTGGCTGCAGGACTGTGG ATACTCTGAAGAAGGACTTTCTGAGGAATCAGGACAGTCGATCTACAATG AGTGCTCCAGCCACGGGACCAGCTTTGAAGATGACTTGACCCTCGGAGCAGAGG CCACACTGCTGGCCGCCAATGGCAAACTCTTCTCCAG GAGTTTCCTCGAGACAGGCAGGCCTTGCCAGCTACTGGATCTCGGCTGTAGTTTGGCTTCCAGCAGCATGACTGGGGGAACCAACAAGACTAGTTCGAG CATCTCAGAGATTCTGGACAAGGTGCAAGAAGATGCAGAAGATGTCCTCTTCAGTCTGGGCTTTGGCCAAGAGGACCACAAAGACACTTCTCGGATCCCTGCCCGATTCTTCACCACCCCCTCTCAGGCCAAGGGCATTGACTTCCAGCTCTTCCTGAAGGCTCAGGTGCGGAGGATCGAGATGGAGGACCCCTGCCTCATGCTGGCCA GCAGGTTTAAGCAGGTACAGACACTGGCTGTTACTGCTGATGCCTTCTTCTGTCTCTACTCCTATGTGTCTAAGACACCTGTCCAAAAGTTCACACCATCCCACATGTTATGGAATTACAACCCAACTGATGTGCCATCCATCAGGATTCTGGCCCCAGAGCCTGAACCCCACTCTCCCAGAGAGCGTCTCCGGAAAGCCATCTCCAAGATGTGCCTGTATACATGTCCCCGAGGTCGGCTATCACCACCCTACAACACTCCCAAAAGGAACAGTTTGGACCAAGTGGTGTGGGAAGTAATGGACAAAGTGAGAGGTGAGAAGCTCATCCTCCAGGAAGACTCTGATTTGGGGCAAGGCCAACAGGAAGATCCTATGCCCCCTTTAAGGGGTACAAATCTGCCCACTTCttcctgtccctgtgtcctctgcTCTAAAGAGGAAACACAGCAGGGGATGTCCACAGTGCTACCATCATCACAAACTCTGAATTCTAACTCCAAGATACCCCATTACATACGTTCTCTGCCCAGAGCAGATCCACAGTGGAGCGTAGACTCTGCACAGGTAAGAAGAGAGCTGTGGAGTCTACAGGCCACCAATAAGGAAGCCCATTCAGCCAAGGATGagactttctggaaaagaaagagcagagCAAGAAAGAGCCTGTTTCAGAAGAATCCCATGGGCAGGAAGGTTAAGTCATTGGACCTGTCCATCATCCAGCAGAAGTGGAAGCAGAGCATAGACAGACCAGAGCTGCATCAATCTTTAACCCAGCAGCTGCAAGACACTTTTGACTTGGAGGAG GTGCAAAGCAACAGTGAAGAGGAGCAGAGCCTCTGGCCCAGCAGACCCAGACATCCCCACTGCTACCAGACATTTGCTGGCCAAGATTCATGA